In Rhodanobacter denitrificans, the sequence TGGCGCAGTACCCGGGCCGGCAACTTCAGCCCGTGGGCGCAGGCTTCCAGATCCAGACCCTGGGCTTCACGTGCCGCATGCAGACGACTGCCGAAACTCACCGTGTGGGGGCCTGTCGAGGACACATCCATGTTGAGCAAATTGATACCGAACAGCCCGGGCTCGTCTGGACGCTGGTCGGTCGATGGAGACTGCATGGAGGTCATGGGCTGGCAGTGGTGTCTAGGGTGTGCGCCTGCTCCGAATCCGGGAACTGGCTGAGCAATCGCTTGCTGTAGGTACGGGCACCTTCCGGGTTGCCCAGACGGATTTCGATGTCGTGGCCGAGCTTGAGCGACGCGGCCGTCGGCTGGCCCAGCGCATCGAACCGCTGGAGGAAAGCCCTGGCGCGAAATGCATCCTTGTTCAGATAAAGCGTGTTTGCAAGCTGGAAGAGTGCCTCCGCATTCTTGGGATTTCTTGCGATGGCGTCACGAAAACTCGCTTCGGCCCCGCTGGCGTCGTCGGCGCGCAACTGGCAGACGCCGGCGTTGGTCAGCGCCACGTCGGGGGTCTGGTAGAACGGATCGGCGACGGCTTTCTGGAAATACTGCTTTGCCTCGGCGATTTTCCCGGTATGGCAAAGGAAGACGCCGAGGTTGTTGTTCGGTGCACCCCTGGCCGGTTCCAGCGCCACGGCCTTGCGGTAATGCTGCTCGGCTTCGGGCAGCTTGTTGATGCGCTCGTACAGCACCGCGATCACGGTGTGCGCCGGTGCGTAATTGGGGTCGAATTGCAGCGCCTTGGTCAGCTTTTCCAGCGCGGTCTGCAGGTCGCCGTTGGTCATGTAGCGCTGGCCCAGCTCGGTATGGATCCGGGCGGCGTCCTCGGCCTGCTCCGCCTTGCTGGTCTGCGGCATGCTCTTGCCCAGCGAGCTGCTGTCCGTATGTGTGGTGATGCAGCCGGCCAGCGGCAACAGCAGGCTGAAGATCACGACCCGGTCAAATCGCATGCGTTGCCCCCTCGTCCTGCCGTTTGCGGATATCGGCGCTGCGCCGGGTGCGGTCGGTGACCTGTCCGGCCAGCTGGCCGCAGGCAGCATCGATGTCGTCGCCGCGGGTGCGCCGCAGCATGGTCAGCACGCCGGCATTCAGCAGCTGCGTCTGGAACGCGTGGATGTCGGCGGCGTCAGAGCGCTTGAACTGGGTGCCCGGGAAAGGATTGAACGGGATCAGGTTGACCTTGCACGTCGGCAGCTTGCGCATCAGCTTGATCAGCTGGCGGGCGTGCTCGGGCTGGTCGTTGACGCCCTGCATCAAGGTGTACTCGAAAGTGATCGAGGTGCGCGGCTTGCGCGCAATCCAGCGCTGGCAGGCTGCCAGCAGCTCGGCGATCGGATAGCGCTTGTTGATCGGCATCAGCTCGGTGCGCAGCTCGTCGTTGGCGGCGTGCAGCGACACCGCCAGCGACACGTCGATGGCCTCCGACAACTGGTCGATCAGCGGTACCAGGCCGGCGGTGGACAGCGTGACGCGCTTGGCCGCCAGACCGAAGCCCAGGTCGTCGCGCATCAACTTCATCGCCTTCAGCACGTTGTCGAAATTGGCCAGCGGCTCACCCATGCCCATCATCACCACATTGGTGATGCGCCGGTTCTGGTGGGTGACGTTGCCTAGGTACTTCGCCGCCACCCACACCTGGCCGATGATCTCGGCGGTGGACAGGTTGCGGTTGAAGCCCTGCGCGCCGGTCGAGCAGAACTGGCAGTTCAGCGCGCAACCGATCTGCGAGGAGACG encodes:
- the pilW gene encoding type IV pilus biogenesis/stability protein PilW, translating into MRFDRVVIFSLLLPLAGCITTHTDSSSLGKSMPQTSKAEQAEDAARIHTELGQRYMTNGDLQTALEKLTKALQFDPNYAPAHTVIAVLYERINKLPEAEQHYRKAVALEPARGAPNNNLGVFLCHTGKIAEAKQYFQKAVADPFYQTPDVALTNAGVCQLRADDASGAEASFRDAIARNPKNAEALFQLANTLYLNKDAFRARAFLQRFDALGQPTAASLKLGHDIEIRLGNPEGARTYSKRLLSQFPDSEQAHTLDTTASP
- the rlmN gene encoding 23S rRNA (adenine(2503)-C(2))-methyltransferase RlmN; protein product: MQQVVASSNKVNLLDFDRQGLRDFFTQLGEKPYRAEQVMKWIYHDLEDDFENMTDVGKALRAKLTEACYIGAPKTLLDKVATDGTHKWLLGMDSGNAIETVYIPEPTRGTLCVSSQIGCALNCQFCSTGAQGFNRNLSTAEIIGQVWVAAKYLGNVTHQNRRITNVVMMGMGEPLANFDNVLKAMKLMRDDLGFGLAAKRVTLSTAGLVPLIDQLSEAIDVSLAVSLHAANDELRTELMPINKRYPIAELLAACQRWIARKPRTSITFEYTLMQGVNDQPEHARQLIKLMRKLPTCKVNLIPFNPFPGTQFKRSDAADIHAFQTQLLNAGVLTMLRRTRGDDIDAACGQLAGQVTDRTRRSADIRKRQDEGATHAI